In one window of Candidatus Kaelpia imicola DNA:
- the pgsA gene encoding CDP-diacylglycerol--glycerol-3-phosphate 3-phosphatidyltransferase: MTLLQRLPNILTVSRILLAFFFLLFIFSSFEWASVIALAIFIVASLTDYYDGKLARKLNVTSKFGAFLDPLADKILIMVAFISFVSLKLIPAWMVIVILAREFMITGLRLLAAGLGKVIPASRLAKHKTLSQVIAVYLILILICLKELSLASLYIVHVEAVILSFMYLTVLLTLASGLAYLYNHKDVFGKRKINSSN, translated from the coding sequence ATGACCTTACTGCAGAGATTACCTAATATATTAACCGTATCTCGTATTCTGCTTGCCTTCTTTTTTCTGCTGTTTATTTTTTCTTCGTTTGAATGGGCATCAGTTATAGCCCTCGCTATCTTCATAGTTGCCTCTTTAACCGATTACTACGACGGTAAGCTTGCTCGTAAATTGAACGTTACTTCAAAGTTCGGTGCTTTTCTAGACCCTTTGGCTGACAAAATATTGATTATGGTTGCTTTTATATCTTTCGTGAGTCTGAAATTGATTCCCGCTTGGATGGTTATAGTTATTTTAGCTCGGGAGTTTATGATAACCGGTTTAAGGCTTCTTGCTGCAGGCTTAGGAAAGGTTATTCCGGCGTCGCGTCTGGCAAAACACAAAACATTATCTCAAGTTATAGCTGTCTATCTTATTTTGATATTGATATGTCTTAAAGAGTTAAGTTTAGCATCGCTGTATATTGTGCACGTAGAAGCTGTGATACTATCTTTTATGTATCTTACAGTATTGTTGACCCTTGCTTCTGGTTTGGCATATCTCTATAATCATAAGGATGTTTTTGGCAAAAGAAAGATCAATAGCTCTAATTGA